The DNA region CAGCATCTCCACCGGCCCCACCGAGGAGCGCTCGAGCAGCCACTGCCGCGCGAGGGTGGCGCGGTTGAGTTCGCGCGGCGAGATGCGACGGGGGGCCGTCACCGGCGTCTCAAGGTGCAGCCGAGGGGGGTGCCCATCCCTACTCGGGGGTCCGCGCCGTACGCGTTCGCCCCCGGCTGGCCTTGCTGCACGAGGAAGACGAGAAGCACGATGATGCCGACCAACGGCACGAGCGATATGAGTACCCACCACCCGCTCCGACCGGTATCGTGAAGCCGGCGAACGGCGACGGCAAGCGCCGGGATGAAGATCGCGAGCGAGTACAGCGGACCGAAGACAGCGAAACCCTCTCGCC from Coriobacteriia bacterium includes:
- a CDS encoding DUF805 domain-containing protein, whose protein sequence is MFFLVNLLIAIGLGVIDAALATALGREGFAVFGPLYSLAIFIPALAVAVRRLHDTGRSGWWVLISLVPLVGIIVLLVFLVQQGQPGANAYGADPRVGMGTPLGCTLRRR